A single region of the Raphanus sativus cultivar WK10039 chromosome 1, ASM80110v3, whole genome shotgun sequence genome encodes:
- the LOC108839897 gene encoding RING-H2 finger protein ATL13 — MKFSRENMNWVISEIKTTQNLLSPSSLPRPPPPVTILPNTNFDINSKISPSILLIIIILSIIFFISGLLHLLVRFLLTPRRRDREDYFDNVTALQGQLQQLFHLHDSGVDQSFIDTLPVFHYKSIIGLKNYPFDCAVCLSEFETEDKLRLLPKCSHAFHMDCIDTWLLSHSTCPLCRSSLLSDLSPRQDPRPSFLLVLESASDHSSREIVGDRGGAACVAAGDADDVHLNAHSRSSSHLGFVGNNDLGSDSSRKDQYQDGDIESQAIKNSNTHLTRSPSLIIQSIKLKYNIKSFNHKLVSSNIITTFSYIEISIFLILFDITKTKTSTY, encoded by the coding sequence ATGAAGTTTTCTCGGGAAAACATGAACTGGGTTATCTCAGAAATCAAAACAACTCAGAATCTCCTCTCTCCTTCATCGCTTCcacgaccaccaccaccagtaaCCATCCTACCAAACACAAACTTCGATATAAACAGCAAGATCAGTCCGAGCATCCTCCTGATAATCATAATCctctccatcatcttcttcatctcagGTCTCCTCCATCTCTTGGTCAGATTCCTCCTCACGCCGCGCAGAAGAGACAGAGAAGACTACTTCGACAACGTCACTGCTCTTCAAGGCCAGCTCCAGCAGCTTTTCCACCTCCACGATTCAGGAGTCGACCAATCCTTCATCGACACGTTACCTGTATTCCATTACAAATCCATCATCGGTCTCAAGAACTACCCTTTCGATTGCGCGGTCTGCCTCTCTGAGTTCGAAACAGAGGACAAGCTCAGGCTTTTGCCTAAATGCAGCCACGCGTTTCACATGGATTGTATCGACACGTGGCTTCTCTCTCACTCTACTTGTCCCTTGTGCAGATCAAGCCTCCTCTCCGATCTCTCTCCTCGCCAAGATCCTCGTCCCTCTTTTCTCCTCGTTCTTGAGTCGGCCAGTGATCATAGCTCGAGAGAGATTGTCGGAGATAGAGGTGGTGCAGCTTGTGTGGCTGCGGGTGATGCTGATGACGTGCATCTTAATGCTCATTCACGATCCAGTTCTCATCTGGGTTTTGTCGGAAACAATGATCTTGGGTCGGATTCAAGTCGTAAAGATCAATACCAAGATGGTGATATAGAATCACAAGCTATCAAGAACTCAAACACACACTTAAcaagaagtccttctcttaTTATTCAATCAATCAAGCTTAAGTACAATATCAAAAGCTTCAATCACAAACTCGTATCATCAAACATCATCACAACATTCTCTTATATAGAGATTTCTATTTTCCTAATCCTATTTGATATTACAAAAACCAAAACCTCAACATATTAG
- the LOC108838630 gene encoding RING-H2 finger protein ATL13 produces MGSYEYIMDEETALEVHVSTKKVSSKNRHLPGHRTAMSECSFDPSGRLKFSGSGSMRIMEETTEKSVVERESFSVSKIWLRGKKERHGKVQGKEDSSLVSSSSGRAFSFEFDNPKENAKKDSEENQKVENASSLEVKTPSFARRTMLWLAGRQNKIRSGCGGKTVALN; encoded by the exons ATGGGTTCATATGAGTATATAATGGACGAAGAAACCGCTCTTGAAGTTCATGTTTCAACCAAGAAAGTATCAAGCAAGAACCGTCACTTGCCTGGCCACAGGACCGCTATGTCCGAATGCAGTTTTGATCCAAGTGGGAGATTGAAGTTTAGTGGGAGCGGTTCGATGAGGATCATGGAAGAAACGACCGAGAAGAGTGTAGTTGAAAGAGAGAGCTTTTCGGTATCGAAAATTTGGCTTAGGGGTAAGAAAGAGAGACATGGTAAGGTTCAAGGAAAAGAGGATAGTTCATTGGTTTCGTCGTCCTCGGGAAGAGCATTCTCTTTCGAGTTTGATAACCCGAAAGAGAATGCGAAAAAGGATAGcgaagagaatcaaaaggtCGAAAATGCATCATCTTTGGAGGTGAAGACACCATCTTTTGCTAGGAGGACTATGCTTTGGCTTGCAGGGAGACAAAACAAG ATAAGAAGTGGGTGTGGTGGTAAGACAGTTGCATTGAATTGA